In a genomic window of Hippoglossus stenolepis isolate QCI-W04-F060 chromosome 15, HSTE1.2, whole genome shotgun sequence:
- the rsf1b.1 gene encoding LOW QUALITY PROTEIN: remodeling and spacing factor 1 (The sequence of the model RefSeq protein was modified relative to this genomic sequence to represent the inferred CDS: substituted 1 base at 1 genomic stop codon), with protein MAASAATASCSPGLCPNYAVICSFLERYGALLDLPELTFPQLERCLQDTAAVPKLLVDLHVKLLRKIGKSVSADRWEKYLVKVCQEFNTTWAWELEEKGYKEMTLESKTAILKYLCECQFDENVKFKTAINEEDPDKMRLQPIGRDKDGQMYWFQLDQEDNVRVYIEEQDDSDGSSWKCIVRERNDLAEVVALLKTQIDPELLRRDELKKENNPDGEGDKKGEAKKSDSSSDEDHKDPNKAACPVSPKTENNEKETQKENLKSEASEVKSLNGIIESKSEAELLSENIGTKAQSIKEEPMEVTDIKTAMCEPASVTSCLSVKAEKGEEVKRNSAEEIQQALKNDQQAKIPLKKRGMKFSEDFEKTTANTVQTQFVSQVRDAPKEDAGPKEDAGPKEDAGPKEDAGPKEDAGPKATLVPKATLLLKKTLVLKATLLPKATLLLKATLLLKKTLVLKKTLVLKVTLLPKATLLPKATLLLKATPPKAHAPPKGDAGPKEDAGPKGDAAPKGDAAPKATLLPKATLVPKATLFLKRSSXSDAAPKGDAAPKGDAAPKGDAAPKGEAGLKGDAAPKGDAAPKGDTGLKGDAAPKGDAAPKGDTGLKGDAAPEQTKKTPIVNEHVNGEIKPELEKELQSLSETLKDVAAANKEQTTEPSVVKSVEARVNDSKSTEKEAKDKKDEAGSAKVTEEVASHQENSDKKNLEKENDAATEKKEAHESPPPPKGESPPLPKDGSNAPEESSNHEDCEKTKESPADTEESSAASLKETDKTLTTAESEKLNLNHEATSKDPESKDSQEKPACADASESSQTKETDETETSNRTENMKRTVSDKESETSETNTEKSDKLATKATPGVIKTTETQAAGKDPPKEPEDPENTESQSIIKKTETVKDGNDAEDQEITQTATVIKKVDKETVSEKSEETPDVKESAESSVIKTVDKSESCKPAEKQPSVTVAETTPEENSAASEKLDKTEKPEDTKKTVNCEDNMIHDVTKISDSTSEPMEVEAAAVKQDLTNPREDDEMKTNSVEHETKEETSEGKDKPSSPVEKTDVAGETDKKPNKEEEKEPEGPSKPMETEQPSSETKTDSDKGSEKDADSEKLTNDPEKILSQEKESKEDSTIDKTSETDKAKETKLAHKESEKSTKMENSESKDAEAESSTGTEKPAHPSKEPPTDKPEDEERKSKSEEEDSNTKKEVANGSEAPAGVREAAIRRKRKRPAHRRKVVVKRVERQGDSESDTNTGRSLRRSPRISRPTPKVVEIHDRKLEKSQATPPTEKEEDDKAEKEKDEEEEEEEDAVKVVQRKPREKKVDQEGQPKPKGRKRRKVCWSNTRTRRKKKTSEDEEDNSEEASSEEDSGDEDDSDEDYKVERSKRRRNRNRERRSSASSTSSDDDLPPNDDPCKHCGLPNQPELILLCDSCDSGYHTACLRPPLMIIPDGEWFCSPCQHKLLCEKLEEQLQNLDASLKKKERAERRKERLIYVGISVENIITPSVEAEEEKPEIVIKEKKEVKRSKSWGRRSTRTKKNISYRFDEFDEAIEEAIEEDIKEAEGGGAGRGKDMANITGGHRGKDMSVILQADEENKENGRPPPISSAQRKRKRRRLNDLDSDSTVDEEESEEEFRISESSEEEFVVSENESDAENDSNNSDFGSNGSGRRHTSSRKRKPPKRRRSSRKRRRPKGYSDDEEEETDEDEDDEMATEGSSEFSDSDLDMSRRRSRRSQKKQVNYCETSESDGSRAENKRVTKKPGPPRDSSESEASSSRDSEEEPTERRVKRRADSSEEDSRQRHRRLALKRRRASEDDSSDDSSDDSSEEDRPVRKRVNRIDSDDDDEEEEEEKPKEKKPEEEKKPEEESKGTNPSDCNAVELPPTNGQSPVKNVEGVISRPAAPGTVPQQEPPKTISAAPATAIAPNGVAGQEMAAQEDDEDDLLGVTDLVDYVCNNEQL; from the exons TCCCGAAGCTGCTGGTCGATCTTCACGTGAAGCTGCTGAGGAAGATCGGCAAGTCGGTGTCAGCAGACCGATGGGAGAAATATCTGGTCAAG GTGTGTCAAGAGTTCAACACAACATGGGCGTGGGAACTGGAAGAAAAGGGATACAAGGAGATGACGTTAGAGAGCAAGACAGCAATACTTAAA tatttgtgtgagtgtcagtttgatgaaaatgtcaagtTCAAAACCGCCATCAACGAGGAGGACCCAGATAAAATGCGGCTGCAGCCGATCGGCCGAGACAAAGACGGTCAGATGTACTGGTTTCAGCTGGACCAGGAGGACAACGTGCGCGTTTACATTGAGGAGCAGGACGACTCGGACGGGTCCTCGTGGAAATGCATCGTCAG AGAACGAAACGACTTGGCCGAGGTTGTGGCTCTGCTGAAGACGCAGATCGACCCCGAGCTGTTGAGAAGGGACGagttaaaaaaggaaaacaatccCGATGGTGAAGGGGACAAAAAAG GTGAAGCTAAAAAGTCTGACAGCTCATCAGATGAAGACCACAAAGACCCCAACAAAGCTGCGTGCCCGGTTTCACCAAAGACAGAGAACAATGAGAAAGAAACGCAGAAAGAAAACTTGAAATCAGAAGCTTCTGAGGTCAAATCTCTCAATGGCATCATCGAAAGCAAAAGTGAAGCAGAACTTCTTTCAGAAAATATCGGTACAAAAGCCCAGAGCATCAAAGAAGAGCCGATGGAGGTGACGGACATTAAAACAGCGATGTGTGAACCGGCCTCTGTAACGTCATGTTTATCAGTGAAGGCAgaaaagggagaggaggtgaagaggaacaGCGCTGAGGAGATTCAACAGGCCCTGAAGAACGACCAGCAGGCCAAAATCCCCctgaagaaaagaggaatgaaGTTTAGTGAAGACTTTGAGAAAACCACCGCTAACACGGTGCAAACACAGTTTGTGTCGCAGGTCAGAGACGCTCCTAAAGAAGACGCTGGTCCTAAAGAAGACGCTGGTCCTAAAGAAGACGCTGGTCCTAAAGAAGACGCTGGTCCTAAAGAAGACGCTGGTCCCAAAGCGACGCTGGTCCCAAAGGCGACGCTGCTCCTAAAGAAGACGCTGGTCCTAAAGGCGACGCTGCTCCCAAAGGCGACGCTGCTCCTAAAGGCGACGCTCCTCCTAAAGAAGACGCTGGTCCTAAAGAAGACGCTGGTCCTAAAGGTGACGCTGCTCCCAAAGGCGACGCTGCTCCCAAAGGCGACGCTGCTCCTAAAGGCGACTCCTCCTAAAGCGCACGCTCCTCCTAAAGGCGATGCTGGTCCTAAAGAAGACGCTGGTCCTAAAGGCGACGCTGCTCCCAAAGGCGACGCTGCTCCCAAGGCGACGCTCCTCCCAAAGGCGACGCTGGTCCCAAAGGCGACGCTCTTCCTAAAGCGCTCTTCCTAAAGCGACGCTGCTCCCAAAGGCGACGCTGCTCCCAAAGGCGACGCTGCTCCCAAAGGCGACGCTGCTCCCAAAGGCGAAGCTGGTCTTAAAGGCGACGCTGCTCCTAAAGGCGACGCTGCTCCTAAAGGCGACACTGGTCTTAAAGGCGACGCTGCTCCTAAAGGCGACGCTGCTCCTAAAGGCGACACTGGTCTTAAAGGCGACGCTGCTCCtgaacagacaaagaaaacaccGATTGTAAATGAGCACGTTAACGGTGAAATTAAACCCGAGTTGGAGAAGGAACTCCAGAGTCTGAGCGAGACGCTAAAAGATGTCGCTGCCGCCAACAAAGAACAGACGACTGAACCTTCTGTGGTTAAATCTGTAGAAGCGAGAGTAAATGACTCGAAGTCCACAGAGAAGGAGGCGAAGGATAAAAAAGATGAAGCCGGCAGTGCAAAGGTTACGGAGGAGGTCGCATCGCACCAGGAGAACTCGGATAAGAAAAATCTAGAAAAGGAAAACGACGCAGCAAcggaaaagaaagaagcacaCGAGTCGCCTCCTCCACCAAAAGGAGAATCACCACCTCTACCTAAAGATGGAAGTAATGCACCGGAGGAGTCGTCTAATCACGAAGACTGTGAGAAAACGAAAGAGAGCCCGGCCGATACAGAAGAGTCTTCTGCTGCATCATTAAAGGAAACtgataaaacattaacaaccGCTGAGTCAGAGAAACTAAATTTAAATCATGAAGCCACGTCCAAAGACCCAGAATCAAAAGATTCACAGGAGAAACCAGCCTGTGCAGATGCATCAGAGTCGAGTCAGACTAAAGAAACAGACGAAACAGAGACatcaaacagaacagaaaacatgaagcgAACCGTGAGCGATAAAGAATCCGAAACATCTGAGACTAACACAGAGAAATCAGACAAATTGGCAACAAAAGCGACGCCAGGagtcattaaaacaacagagacgCAGGCTGCCGGCAAAGATCCTCCAAAGGAACCTGAGgatcctgaaaacacagagtcacagtccatcattaaaaagacagaaacggTAAAAGACGGTAACGACGCAGAGGATCAGGAAATCACACAAACTGCTACTGTCATTAAAAAGGTGGATAAGGAAACAGTCAGTGAGAAATCAGAGGAAACACCCGACGTCAAGGAGAGCGCAGAGTCTTCTGTTATCAAAACGGTTGATAAATCAGAATCATGCAAACCGGCCGAGAAGCAGCCGAGTGTAACGGTCGCTGAGACGACGCCAGAGGAAAACAGTGCAGCCTCGGAAAAGCTCGACAAGACAGAGAAGCCGGaggacacaaagaaaactgtcAACTGTGAAGACAATATGATCCATGATGTCACCAAGATAAGCGACTCCACGTCAGAGCCCATGGAGGTCGAGGCAGCGGCCGTTAAACAGGATCTGACAAATCCACGAGAAGATGACGAGATGAAGACGAACTCTGTTGAACATGAAACGAAAGAGGAAACGTCTGAAGGAAAAGATAAACCATCAAGTCCTGTCGAGAAAACTGACGTTGCTGGAGAAACGGATAAAAAGCCCaacaaagaagaggagaaggagcctGAAGGACCGTCGAAGCCAATGGAGACAGAGCAGCCGTCGTCAGAAACTAAAACTGATTCTGACAAGGGAAGTGAAAAAGACGCAGACAGTGAAAAGCTCACAAACGACCCTGAGAAAATCCTCAGtcaagagaaagaaagtaaagagGATTCTACGATAGATAAAACCTCAGAAACCGATAAAGCAAAGGAGACGAAACTGGCGCATAAAGAAAGCGAAAAATCAACCAAAATGGAGAATTCTGAAAGCAAAGACGCTGAGGCCGAATCCTCGACTGGAACTGAAAAGCCGGCTCATCCGAGCAAAGAACCGCCAACCGATAAACCCGAAGACGAGGAAAGGAAAAGCAAAAGCGAAGAGGAGGATTCAAACACTAAAAAAGAGGTGGCGAACGGCAGTGAGGCTCCAGCTGGCGTTCGGGAGGCAGCTATTCGCCGAAAACGCAAGCGCCCGGCCCACCGACGGAAAGTTGTGGTGAAGAGAGTGGAGAGGCAAGGGGACTCGGAGTCCGACACCAACACGGGGAGATCTCTGCGAAGGTCGCCGAGGATCTCCAGGCCGACACCGAAGGTGGTGGAGATCCACGACAGGAAGTTGGAGAAATCGCAGGCGACTCCGccaacagagaaagaagaggacgacaaggcagagaaagagaaggacgaggaagaggaggaagaggaagatgcgGTGAAGGTCGTCCAGAGGAAACCGAGAGAGAAAAAGGTGGATCAGGAGGGTCAGCCCAAACCAAAG GGGAGAAAGAGACGGAAGGTTTGCTGGTCGAACACTCGAACGCGCCGCAAAAAGAAAACCTCTGAAGACGAGGAGGACAACAGCGAAGAGGCATCCAGCGAGGAGGACAGCGGGGATGAGGACGACAGCGACGAAGACTACAAGGTGGAGCGGAGCAAAAGGAGGCGGAACCGAAACCGAGAGAGACGGAGCTCGGCCTCCTCCACGTCCTCGGACGACGACCTACCTCCGAACGACGACCCCTGCAAACACTGTGGTCTTCCAAATCAACCCGAGCTG ATCTTGCTGTGTGACTCGTGCGACAGCGGCTACCACACAGCGTGTCTCAGGCCTCCGCTCATGATCATCCCCGACGGAGAATGGTTCTGTTCTCCCTGTCAACAT AAGCTGCTCTGTGAAAAGCTAGAGGAACAGCTTCAAAACCTCGACGCCTCTTTGAAGAAGAAGGAGCGAGCGGAGAGACG GAAAGAGCGTCTTATTTACGTTGGAATCAGTGTTGAAAACATCATCACACCCTCA gtggaggcggaggaggagaaaccTGAGATCGTGatcaaagagaagaaagaagtgaAGAGGAGTAAGAGCTGGGGTCGGAGGTCAACgaggacaaagaaaaatatcagCTACAG ATTTGATGAATTCGACGAGGCGATCGAGGAGGCAATCGAGGAAGACATCAAAGAAGCCGAGGGTGGAG GAGCTGGTCGAGGTAAAGACATGGCCAACATCACAGGAGGCCACAGAGGAAAGGACATGTCCGTCATCCTTCAAGCGGATGAGGAGAACAAGGAGAACGGCCGCCCGCCACCAATCAGCTCCGCTCAGCGCAAGAGAAAGCGCCGGCGACTCAATGACCTGGACAGCGACAGCACCGTGGACGAGGAGGAAAGCGAGGAAGAGTTTCGCATCAGTGAAAG CTCAGAAGAAGAATTTGTCGTATCGGAGAACGAGTCGGATGCAGAAAATGACTCCAACAACAGCGACTTTGGCAGCAACGGCAGCGGCAGGCGTCACACTTCCTCACGGAAGAGGAAGCCACCGAAACGACGACGGAGCTCCCGAAAGCGGCGGAGACCGAAAGGGTACTCagacgatgaagaggaggagacggatgaggacgaggacgatGAAATGG cGACTGAAGGCTCCAGCGAGTTCAGCGACAGTGATCTTGATATGAGCCGACGGCGGTCTCGGCGGAGTCAGAAGAAGCAGGTGAACTACTGTGAGACGTCGGAGTCTGACGGATCTCGGGCCGAAAACAAACGGGTGACAAAAAAACCCGGACCTCCCCGGGACAGTTCAGAGAGTGAAG CTAGTTCCTCCAGAGACTCTGAAGAGGAGCCGACtgagaggagggtgaagaggagggcCGACTCCTCGGAGGAAGACTCACGGCAGCGTCACAGACGTCTTGCACTGAAACGCAGGAGAGCATCTGAAGACGACTCGTCGGACGACTCATCAGACGACTCATCAGAGGAGGATCGTCCCGTCCGCAAACGGGTGAACCGCA